From the Longimicrobium sp. genome, one window contains:
- a CDS encoding rhomboid family intramembrane serine protease, which produces MPYRDSYAADPTAFGPRLTPWVTRLLIAITAVFLGLFIADDLLRLGLTEWVVWVPRNVLRQPWSALTFPLVHREILGTLFTLLTLYFFGGALETHWGGRGFLRFCAVSAAGGLVLSLILWAVQPGMGAMPLLGFTGAIYGMLLAFAVLWPEMEINIWGIIPVKAKWLALFSAVIGFIISVQSGGFGLAHLGAFGTAYLYLRSPWAPRAWGDLPPRRTPARKPQRAVVPWAGKKEAPAQTPAAPRPAAAAGARRGAHAEKELLDDVDRILDKISAEGLSSLTEDERKRLDEVSRRYRTN; this is translated from the coding sequence ATGCCGTACCGGGACAGCTACGCCGCGGACCCCACTGCGTTCGGCCCGCGGCTCACCCCCTGGGTCACCCGCCTGCTCATCGCGATCACCGCGGTGTTCCTGGGGCTGTTCATCGCCGACGACCTGCTGCGCCTGGGGCTGACCGAGTGGGTGGTCTGGGTGCCGCGGAACGTGCTGCGCCAGCCGTGGTCGGCGCTCACCTTCCCGCTCGTCCACCGCGAGATCCTGGGCACGCTCTTCACGCTGCTCACGCTCTACTTCTTCGGCGGCGCGCTCGAGACGCACTGGGGCGGGCGCGGCTTCCTGCGCTTCTGCGCGGTGTCGGCGGCGGGCGGGCTGGTGCTGTCGCTGATCCTGTGGGCGGTGCAGCCGGGGATGGGCGCCATGCCGCTGCTGGGCTTCACCGGCGCCATCTACGGGATGCTGCTGGCGTTCGCGGTGCTGTGGCCGGAGATGGAGATCAACATCTGGGGGATCATCCCGGTCAAGGCCAAGTGGCTGGCGCTGTTCTCGGCGGTGATCGGGTTCATCATCTCGGTGCAGAGCGGGGGATTCGGGCTGGCGCACCTGGGCGCGTTCGGCACGGCCTACCTGTATCTCCGCAGCCCGTGGGCGCCGCGCGCCTGGGGCGACCTGCCGCCGCGCCGCACGCCCGCGCGCAAGCCGCAGCGCGCGGTGGTGCCGTGGGCGGGGAAGAAGGAGGCGCCCGCGCAGACGCCCGCCGCCCCGCGCCCCGCGGCCGCCGCCGGTGCGCGCCGCGGCGCCCACGCCGAGAAGGAACTGCTCGACGACGTGGACCGCATCCTCGACAAGATCAGCGCCGAAGGCCTCTCCTCGCTCACCGAGGACGAGCGCAAGCGCCTGGACGAGGTCAGCCGCCGCTACCGGACGAACTGA